The nucleotide sequence TCGTTTCTTGGAAACGCGTTTCTGATAGCAGTGTTCGTTGTTAAAGCTCTTTTTGGTTTCTCGGTGAGGCAGAAACCCTTTAGCCCTTCTAGATTTTTATCGTAGTTCGTGATGCAAAATGAGAAATTAACACCGATGCCCGTTGTGCCTCGTCTGTGATCCCAAAGACAAGAAGGCATCACCGGGAGATGTGGCCTGTTGGTTGAAGGAATGCTAAGGGACAGATCCTAAAGCACACTGATTGTCTGTCACCAGTGGATCTTAAAGAACTTTGTGAATGGATTGGAAATCTGCGTGCTACAGTACTGAGTGCTTGGTGCTTTGTGTTATCTGTACTAACTGtgaggatttttgtttttttctgttttcccctCTTCCTGTGTTTCCCATTTCCTCcatttctcctcctgtctcctctttCACTCTCAcagtcttcctctgctgctatCTCTCCACAGCTCACCAAGCTTCACCAGCTGGCTATGCAGCAGAGCCCGTTCCCCATCGCACCTAGCAACCAGGGATTCGCTGGTAGGCACAGCGAGGGCCCCGTGCAACGTTTTGTCAACTGGCCAGGCACAAAATAATGTGTTGTTCGTGGGAGACAAAATTCAAATAGTGTCCGCCCTGTATACACGAGTTCCACGTCTGTTGGGTGCATGTCCTTTCAGTCCGATGACACATTTAATGTTTTCGCTAAGCATCTGAGAGGTAATTCACAAAAGCTTCTGAATTACTAACTTAAAGCATTAAATGTCCTGTCACCCGAGTCACACGTTGCATTttgatatttgtattattttaatatcaGTTTATCATTTCCTTATTTGTTAGGGATAGATGCTTCTGCCCAAACTGGTTCCCATGAGATGACCATTCCAAATGATGTAAGTCAATTTTTTGGCATGTTTTCACACCCATGTTTTATTGAACTGAAGAATGGGTGTATGTTTTATACAGTAGTTTGGTCCCTtgttttatgtttaatattGGGCCCAACATTTCAGTGGGGGATGAGTCGGGACTTGAATCAGGCCAGTTCAGCACCCAGACTCTTGGAATGACTCCATGCTGCTGTAATTCATACAGAATGTGGTTCGTTATTGTCTTTCTGGAATTAACAGCCTTCCCTGAAAAAGGCATAAAAGCGCCTTCACAAATGTGCAGGTTACCCAGGCCTTGTGGTGCGATGCACCCCAGTCCCACCACAGATTACCAGCCAGGGTGGATCCTCTCTTCTTTAGCCCAGAGGATGCAGTGGTCACGATTTCTGACACGTCAGACCTCAGGACAGTTTTCCACTTGACCTCGATACATCGTAAATGAGCTTGAGCACATGTAGTGAAGGAATCGTTTCTGGATATGGTTTATCTGTGGTTTCCTCGTCGCACGGTAGAGTTTCAACCTGCCTTTGTGGAGCAGTGATAAACGTTGTTCCCAGACGGTGGCGCTTTGAAGTGTTCTTGAGCGCATGGAGTGGTGCCACGTCCAAAGGGTCCAGAGATACGCCTATCAAATCATGGTTTTCGGCCTTGTCCCTTGCATACAGAGGTTTCCTTTCTGAATATTTTAGTGATCTTGTGGTTGTACAAAATCAAATGCCCAAATTCTCTGAAATTTTACACTTGAGAAATATTATTAAATTGTTGCACTATTTCCAAGCACAGCCTTTGATAGAGTGGTGAACCCCTCGTCAGAAAGACTTGACCTTTCTTgttacactttttattttttactattttacTATCTTACTAAGCTGTTGTCGGGTGACGTAATTAAGTATCCAGGTTTTCGTCTAGAGTGTCGCAGCTGTTTTGAAAAGTGTCATCAAATTCACAAAGgctcataataaaaaaaaaaatctacatttgaaatgttgtctttcatgcatttttttaaatgggggtTTCAGTTTCCGACAAATCACAGTTCTGTTCCCATTTACCTTTTACAATGTGTCTCAACTTGTTTGCATAGATCAACCTGTAAAGCATTTCACTAGCCCTAACTCTTACCCTTCTCCTCTACAGTTTATTGGCTGCATCATTGGCCGCCAGGGAGCCAAGATCAATGAGATCAGGCAAATGTCAGGTGCTCAGATCAAGATCGCAAATCCAGTCGATGGATCCACGGACCGCCAGGTCACCATCACAGGCTCCCCAGCCAGCATCAGTTTGGCCTCCTACCTCATTGACGCCAGGTGAGATGATAGTCTGCCTTATACGTCCTGCGTCCATGTAAGCATTCACACTCAGAACTGGGAGAGCTGTTACATGTAGCTCAACCATAAGGCCAGATATTTATCTATTATACAATCTATGAATTAATACAATTAATTGGCAGAAATGATGCATGTACCTAACATCATATCCAAATATACAGCAGGCCCACCAGCAGCATTGCCTTTCCTGATGTCGCTTTATGGACAGACTGTCTTTAGTTGATCCCTGACGATGCTAACTAGTCAGGATGCGACTTTACTTTGATCCATCgctgaagatgttttatttttcgaCTGAAATGATTTCTAATAAAgcttttgtcttgtgttttgaTCACATCTGAGTAACTCCCCcaccccttcccccccccctcaatcccCACACACCCATTGCTCACCAGCCTGCCCTGTGACCCATCCCGACTGTCTTGTCCctctctccttgtctctctTTCTACAGTGTAGAGTCCTCTaaacctcctccctcctcttcctccttgaaCCCCGAACAGACCAGCCCGTGCCCTCCCTCCACCTCTACTACTGCTACCACCACTGCTACTACTACCACCACCACCTCTCCTGCTGCTACCTCCTCcttctgttcctcctcttcctcttcctcctgtgtgGTGCCCCCCTCAACCTCCATCCCTCTGTCCTTGTTGGCTGCAGGGccgtctccttcctcttcctcctcttcttcctccactgaTTCCCTGCTCCCCAGCTCTCCTACCTGTGTGTCGAGCCTCCTTAATCTCAAGCCCATCCCTCTCCTGGCCCTCCATGTCGTCAGCGGGGCCAGTAACCCAAAACTCCCAATCGCCATTGAGCCCAAAATCACCCCCGAGCTGAGCTCCAAGTCTAAAAGACGAAGGCTCTCCCCTTACTAACCAAGGAAGTATAAGTCATCCGCTCCCCACGTGCAGACGGTGGCTCCCTGTCGTCTGTTCCTGCACTTGCTTTTGTATCTGGTTGAGCCCCGCCACGCTTCTTACAGATAATTAATGAACGCATTGCTACACAGCCAGACCGATGGTTGCTGCCATATTTATAAACCCTATACCTGTAGCTTGGTTTAACCTGTCTCTAATCTCTAAAGGACTTTAATCTTAGCATGGGCAGTGAATAATTTCACTGATTTGTTGAAGCTTTTCTCTTTGTGTACGCTCTGCTCAGGTAGCGGCTCTTTAAGATGTCACCTTGTATTTATGGGACTACTCTCCTCTGTAGTGAAAAAACAAGTGATTCTTGTTAGTGGTAGATAtagtttgtgtttgtatgtgtatacagtatatccaAGTAAATCTGCCCTCAGGTATCAAGTACACCAAACCGCCCTTTGAATCACTTTGTTAATATGATCAATCTAAAAGCATCCAGGCAGTTGAGACTCGTTTTACTAAAAACATTTCATATCTTGAACTactcttttgttttcttgccaATAATTAGATGAGAAGATGAATACcacagtgaaaataaaaaaatgagacTCATTGTATTATATGGTGTGCTTTTGAGGTGCCAgttgcttattattattattaaccttTTAGACGGAACAAATCTAGTTGCTTCCACCATTGTAAAATTCTGAGCTTTTCCTCTACCTCTTGGCGAGGCTCCGATAAGCACGCTCTTAACATGCTGAAATAGTCCAGCAGGTCCCCATCTCTACGCCAAGTGTCCGTTTGAGATCTGCCTCTGTCAGCTGTAGGTTCAACAATCGTCCAGCCGGACTAGTAAATCTTATCAGGAAAACGCACCTCCTGTTTAAACACACATCTGATCTTGTCTCGTATTTATTATGATGTAATGTACAGTGAATGATATTTATCCCGTCTGTCTGATTGCATGCCttattttctctccctcctggCTCtttggctgtctgtctctgtctctccaggCTTTCATCTGAGGCCACAGGACTGGCAGACAACTGATAAGACACTGCATCTGCACTAAATCTCACTTTTAAATCATCGGCTACCATAATGCAGCAAATGCAACTATCCCgttttatatattatacatCCTCTTGCTTCTTTTGAAATGTCAACATCATGTCATCCGTCTGAGTTGATCTGCTTAGTtccttatttatttcctttttgtttttggtttttaggaAACAGGTTTTTAATTCTCTTCTGAGTGGAATTGGGGGTTTTAATGATTTattagccttttttttcttttccttggtTACCATATCAGAGGAGTAGAGTTGGAAAACTCTGAATAGGAATATAGATTTAGTTCTGTACAgtcagcttttctttctttacaagATGAAAGGCAAAATGAAGTGTCAAAGAACAGACTGTTTTATGCTGtgtttatatacacacacttcCCTTTCCTCACCCAGTTCCACAAGTCAGTTGGTCTTATGTGTATATTCACCAGCTTTAAATATACATAGCATCTCCCCCTTTGTCATCTCCGCAGCTGAAGTGCTTGTAACATGAATTCCACTTGCGTCACGGACTACGTAGCTGTACATGCACTGTCACTGACGTTCAATTACAAATCCATGTTCTCTAACATTCGCGACTGAATTTTTCCAGATGATTTAAGATGCGTATTATTACGCGTGACACTTTTCAACCTTCTACATgtcattcctttttttccccttggcCCTGAGATAATGTGTTGACATGCTGAGATGGGAGATTCTTTGGGGTTTGGCTCGAGTTGGGAGCAGAGTGCTCTCCTCGCTTATTTTGTAAagacttatatatatatatatacacttacaaaatgttgaaatatttgttttaaatggaggaaataattttttttagctaCCAGATTAACTCCTGGACACTGACTGATCTGTCTATTAAATACGATGAGGCTGAGGAATGAAATGGTTGAAGCTCTGGAATTGGACAAAGAAAGGGTTGTGAGTCAACACTAGTTTCCTGCTCTTTGCTTTGCTAAAaatcagaatttattttttatttgcaggaaagaaaatatttgtgcaCGTTTTTGAGACTAGACCTGGGTGCCAcaacattgtttaaaaaaaaaaaaaaaaaaaggaattacaGAAATAAAGATGTGAAATGCTCAAACCACAACCTGCCTGGAGAAGTTTTGTCAAtgtcaaaaaaaatacatcaaactcAGGTTTTGACTTTAGATGTttggtttattttaaatttcattCTTAAATACATGTATTGTACAGTTTCAGGAATGCACTATAAAAATGTTTAGGTtcctacagaattatttcaatCAGCTCTGGTGGAAATGAATGTACCTCCACAGTTGTGATACTAGAGGGCAGTAAGTTTGCTTTTTGGCAACATTCCATCCAGCAGGAGGATTATCAGATtcaaatatgggggggggggggcaaatgtgtTAAAACTGATCAACAAAACCAATGAAACAAGTTTACAAAAAAAGTAAGCTGCCATTTCTAGCTTATTGAGTGGGTCTACATCGGTTAAACAGTAGCAGAACAGGATGTCGTGTGCTGTTGTACAGTCAAAGTGAACCACAGGGGATGTGAATCCATCAGAACCAGTTGTGAGTTATTCTGAGCCCTTAGACGCTAGACAAGTCAGTTGGGACCATGAACTTTGATCATGTAAAAGTTTAACCTGGTCTGTTGGGTGAACACATGATGTAACATgcttcatcaaaaaaaaaggtgatcCTATTTTGTAGGTAACCTGCCAGATGTGGATAAAGGGAACTTTCACATCTGCCCTGACTAAACTCATCTGTGGTTCTGTTGACATCTTAGCGGTTCCAGAACTCGTCCTCCTAACTGCGTTTTAATCTTCAGACATGAACAATAGTTACAGTACATTATACTACCGTAAGCTTTTGGAGACTCACAAATGTAGTGCCACCTAATTAGAAATAGCACCTTTAAATGTATGCGATTtcacatgtaaaaaaacaaaagttaatTTCACAACATATTTACACTGAACATTATTTACATTAGAACACAAAAGTATAAAATGGAAACAatctgacaaaaataaataaatgtaaactaaagtaaaaaatgtaaacattgtTTTTAAGGAACATCTTAATCtgttaaattaataaataagtgcataaatgtaatttaaaaggaaataaaaaaatgatcatGAGGAAATCAGTGCATTTTATCGACCAGACGTGAAAAGGAACAGTAGACTGTCCCAGTGATGCTGACgagagaacatttaaaatatatattgaaaAAAATCCCTGATAGGATGTATAAGCATTTTCCCGTatgatgagaatgagaatgagaatacAAAGTGAAATAGAAGACAAAAGAGACATAATGGTTCGTACATGGGCTCTTGTACTGAGGTCTCTCTCGTTGGACATAACGTCCTTGCAAATTTGATCTGACACCGGTGGTTACGGAGATAAAGAATGGCCGCGGCTCCATCTGCTTAGCTAGTCCCCCCAAGTCCGCTTCACACCGCTGTGAGGAACTGATCTCAAAAGGAAGTGGATTTCATGTCCTTTTCCCTGAATACTTTTTGAGAACAGTCATCAAGGGTTTGTTCTGTGTTGCCAGCTGGAGATGAGGGACACAGGCATTTGTGTTCTGCTTCTCTGAAATGTCCACCATCTGTTTGAATCAACGAGACAGCACCCACAGGCTGTATCTCTTAAGTGTCTGACTTTTCACCAGTTGCTTGGAGGCTGGCTGGGTTCGCCGCTTCCTGAATGGTCCAGCTCAGCACTGTCACAATCCGAGTCATCATACAATCCCTGGTTTGAAGGGAATAAAACAAGAAACCCTTGAGTTGGACACGCTTTTAAAAGTTGACTCCAAAAAGCCTATATGTCCCTTCTTTATATCAGGCATTCTTTCATTCGCTCTCTGCAGCTTACCTCATAATTATGGTCGGTACTGGCGAGGTGGGTCTTGACTTGTCGAAGGACAGCTTCCTTCTCGGACAGCCCGTCGGAGCCCAGCTGGGTGGGCTCGGACGGGTCAGCAGGAATCTCCGAGCCTTGAGAAAGCAGGTCGTCGCTCTTGTCATCCAGACGCTCATCTGTGTTGGTGCTGACCACGTCCGGCGTGCCGCTATGTGAGTGATCAGTGGTGTTTCCCTCCTCGCCGTCAGAGACGGACAGGTTCTCTGAGCTGAAGGTGGACAGGGACTGGCACTTGGACATGCTCACTGGACGTCTGAATGGGAATTCAATAGAAACAAATATACAGTTACAATCGATTGACCGGTATTACGTTTATAAGGGATTTATGGAAAACAGTAGGCATGgatggaaaacattttttttaaacccaaatatGCTGTAGAACAAATTCTACCAAGCCAAAAAGgaagatttaataaaaataaaagaagtgtTATGTTTGAAGCCCGTTGTTATATGTGTCTCAACTGTCAGCAGCTAAGCTGGATGTAATTCTGGAAAGGTGAAACCATGATCTCTCTTCTATTTAACTGTTACCGTCTCCTTGGCAACTCCACTTCACTGTccacttctccttcctcttcctctgatgaCACTCCACGCCTCTGTGGAgcaaaagggggaaaaaatgtattaaaaccaCTAATTATCTTCATGCCTGCCAACATGAACAAACGCCTGGTTAGACCAGACCCTGATGATGCTCCAGTTGCAATTTCTGAAGATGGTGACATGATGCTGAGGTTTTGGGATCGCTCATTCATGACTGTAGCTTTGCTGCTTGTATTATATTTACCAGTCATAGCTAACACGCAACTCTCGGCTAACGCTCGGAAGGGAAAGTTTCAGCAACCacttcaaacaaataaatacataacaaTACACAGAGGCTTGGAGTGACGGAGGTTAGATTATGCAGAATAGAGACAAGAGGGTCTCACCTGACTGCGCGTGACCGCCGCCCTGTAGAGCAGCGCTGCAGGCGTGAGGCGTTGACTCCTCGGTGAACGTGTGATCACCGGCCCAtcctctttttcctcacccTCGTGGGAAATGCGGGGATTCCCGAGCACTGATGTTCTCCCGGCAGCCGCTCCCCTGCCACATGGAGAGTCCGGGCTACTGGAGAAGGGAATGGAAGCTGCATCCTCACTGGGCGTGTCACTGCGTGGAGGTGTTTCTGCCAGGTCATCGGCCCCCACACCGACATCTGCCCCCTCCTGCCGCCCTCCAGTACTCCTGCTCTCCCCGAAACCAGCAGAGGCGCTCTGGCTGCCCGCTCTATCCAGGCCTGGCCTGACCTGCCCCTTCCTCCGATCTTCAGCCTCCAAAGTGGTTGAAATGAGATCTGGGCTTGAGGAGTACATCTTCTTGAGCAGCAGGTCGTGCTGCATCATAATGAGGGCTGCGCTCGGGTCGAGATGCTGCTTGCTGCTTGGGACGGACGTGGTGGAGTTGACCATTGCTAATGAGGAGGACAGAGTCGCTTTAAGCTGAGCCAAGTCCCCATTGCTGCCCTTGCCAGCCTTCCTATAGCGGGGTTTTCCTCGGCGAGAGCGGCCTGGGGAGGTAGAGCCCTTGTTGGGGATTGTGACCTGGGTCATGGAAGAGTCCAGTTTGGGGAGGATTACCTCTGACTTTAGTATATCCGGCCTGGGAAGCATAGAGGCAGAATTTAAACAATTAATGTATGGAGAAAAgaattacaaatgtttttttttaagtatcgATTTTCTACCCGCATTATATCTGGATGTCAGGAGATTAAATCACAAATTTGGGAAACGGGACAGCGGACTGTAAATATAGGCACTTCCTTACAGAGGAAGGCATCCAGCGTAAAAACTGAACATGCAAACTTTGCCTTTCTCTCACCGCTTGCTGTGCGAGGGTAGCTTCTGAGGTACGTTGCGTTTCTTCATGAGTTTCTCCATGGAGTTGGAGGAAGCTGATTGTCTGGAGCTGTGCTTGAAGCAGCCCGGGTACTTCTTGTCCAGCGACTGCTCCCTCCTGATGTTTGAACATAACACCAATTATTTAACGGGTGGAGTTGACTAGACATCACAGAAAGAGTTTAAATATGTTCTTGCACCCCCTACAAAAGTACGGAATCTCTCATATGAAAatgaagaatgcaatttatACTAAATTTTAGCAACAGATTTA is from Brachionichthys hirsutus isolate HB-005 chromosome 8, CSIRO-AGI_Bhir_v1, whole genome shotgun sequence and encodes:
- the LOC137898936 gene encoding poly(rC)-binding protein 2-like — translated: MDSGVIEGGLNVTLTIRLLMHGKEVGSIIGKKGESVKKMREESGARINISEGNCPERIITLAGPTTAIFKGFSMIIEKLEEDISSSMTNSTATSKPPVTLRLVVPASQCGSLIGKGGCKIKEIRESTGAQVQVAGDMLPNSTERAITIAGTPQSIIECVKQICVVMLESPPKGVTIPYRPKPSGSPVIFAGGQAYAVQGQHTIPQPDSSSAAISPQLTKLHQLAMQQSPFPIAPSNQGFAGIDASAQTGSHEMTIPNDFIGCIIGRQGAKINEIRQMSGAQIKIANPVDGSTDRQVTITGSPASISLASYLIDASVESSKPPPSSSSLNPEQTSPCPPSTSTTATTTATTTTTTSPAATSSFCSSSSSSSCVVPPSTSIPLSLLAAGPSPSSSSSSSSTDSLLPSSPTCVSSLLNLKPIPLLALHVVSGASNPKLPIAIEPKITPELSSKSKRRRLSPY